A single Pseudomonas marvdashtae DNA region contains:
- a CDS encoding PilN domain-containing protein — MARINLLPWREELREERRKRFLLALVGALVGAVGLTLIAVQYLNSAIDYQTARNGHITEQIAILDERIQQISELKARRQQLLERMRIIQDLQGNRPVSARIFDQLARTLPDGVYFTEVKMEEGTLSIKGAAQSNNRVSDLMRNLDSSDLFDAPSLTEVKATTAGQLDQANVFQLTVRQTRPADAEDAQ, encoded by the coding sequence ATGGCGCGGATCAACCTTCTACCCTGGCGCGAAGAGCTGCGCGAAGAGCGTCGCAAACGCTTTTTACTGGCGCTGGTGGGGGCGCTGGTCGGCGCGGTAGGGCTGACGCTGATTGCGGTGCAGTACCTGAACAGCGCCATCGACTATCAAACGGCACGTAATGGCCACATCACCGAGCAGATTGCGATACTCGACGAACGCATCCAGCAGATCAGCGAGCTCAAGGCTCGTCGGCAACAACTGCTGGAGCGCATGCGCATCATCCAGGACTTGCAGGGTAACCGACCGGTCAGCGCACGCATTTTCGACCAGCTGGCGCGGACCTTGCCGGACGGCGTGTATTTCACCGAGGTAAAGATGGAGGAGGGCACGCTCTCCATCAAGGGCGCGGCGCAGTCCAACAACCGCGTCTCGGACCTGATGCGCAACCTGGACTCATCGGACCTGTTCGACGCGCCCAGCCTGACGGAAGTCAAGGCCACCACGGCAGGCCAGCTTGACCAGGCGAACGTTTTTCAGCTGACGGTTCGCCAGACCCGCCCGGCCGATGCGGAGGACGCCCAATGA
- a CDS encoding type IV pilus assembly protein PilM — MLRLFNKKAHALLGIDISSTSVKLLELSRQGDRYRVESYAVEPLPANAVVEKNIAELEGVGQALSRVLAKAKTPLRNVAVAVAGSAVITKTIEMDAGLSDDDMENQLKIEADQYIPYPLDEVAIDFEVVGVSPRSAERVEVLLAACRKENVEVREAALALAGLTARVVDVEAYALERAFGLLATQLAASQERLTVAVIDIGATMTTLSVLHNGRIIYTREQLFGGRQLTEEIQRRYGLTPEQAGLAKKQGGLPDDYLSEVLQPFREALVQQVSRSLQFFFASGQYSAVDHILLAGGTASVAGLDRLIEQRLGTPTQVANPFTNMALSSKVNAGALASDAPALMIACGLALRSFD; from the coding sequence GTGCTACGACTCTTCAATAAAAAAGCCCATGCGCTTCTGGGGATCGACATCAGCTCGACGTCGGTGAAGCTGCTCGAATTGAGTCGCCAGGGGGACCGTTACCGCGTCGAGTCGTATGCGGTCGAACCGTTGCCTGCCAACGCGGTGGTTGAAAAGAACATTGCCGAGCTCGAAGGTGTGGGACAGGCATTGTCGCGGGTGCTGGCCAAGGCCAAGACGCCCTTGCGCAACGTGGCGGTGGCCGTTGCGGGGTCGGCGGTCATCACCAAGACCATCGAGATGGACGCCGGGCTATCCGACGACGACATGGAAAACCAGCTCAAGATCGAAGCCGACCAGTACATTCCTTATCCCCTGGATGAGGTGGCGATCGATTTCGAAGTGGTGGGTGTATCGCCCCGCAGCGCCGAACGGGTCGAAGTGCTGCTGGCGGCGTGTCGCAAGGAAAACGTCGAGGTTCGCGAGGCCGCATTGGCGCTCGCCGGGCTGACCGCTCGCGTGGTTGACGTGGAAGCCTACGCGCTGGAGCGCGCCTTCGGCCTGCTCGCAACGCAGTTGGCCGCGTCCCAGGAGCGCCTGACCGTGGCGGTGATCGACATCGGTGCCACGATGACCACGCTCAGCGTGCTACACAATGGCCGCATCATTTATACCCGGGAACAACTGTTTGGTGGCCGCCAACTGACCGAGGAAATCCAGCGCCGCTATGGCCTGACCCCCGAGCAGGCCGGCCTGGCGAAAAAACAGGGCGGCTTGCCGGACGACTATCTCAGCGAGGTGTTGCAACCGTTTCGCGAAGCGCTGGTCCAGCAGGTGTCGCGCTCCTTGCAGTTCTTCTTCGCTTCGGGCCAGTACAGCGCGGTGGATCACATTCTGCTGGCCGGTGGCACGGCGTCGGTTGCGGGCCTGGATCGGCTGATCGAACAGCGCTTGGGCACACCGACCCAGGTGGCCAACCCGTTCACCAACATGGCCTTGAGCAGCAAGGTCAATGCGGGCGCCCTGGCCAGTGACGCGCCGGCGCTGATGATCGCCTGCGGGCTGGCCCTCAGGAGTTTCGACTGA
- a CDS encoding penicillin-binding protein 1A encodes MRLLKFFGWSIVAVFCGLLLGLSGAFLYLSPGLPSVEALRSIQLQIPLRVYSSDNKLIAEFGEMRRTPIRFADIPPNFINALLSAEDDNFANHYGVDPGSLMRAASQLIKSGHIQSGGSTITMQVAKNFFLTSERSFSRKTTEILLALQIERQLTKDEILELYVNKIYLGNRAYGIEAAAQVYYGKSIRDVSLAQMAMIAGLPKAPSRFNPLANPTRSKERRDWILGRMYKLGKISEADYTAAINEPLNASYHVPTPEVNAPYIAEMARAEMVGRYGSDAYTEGFRVTTTIPSNLQEMANTALHEGLMTYDQRHGYRGPESRLPGKTKEAWALELTKQRTISSLEPAIVTQVDKDGIKVLTRNGESEEHVAWDTMKWARQFLNTNSMGANPRQPADVAQVGDLIRVQRQPDNSLKFSQIPAAQGALVSLDPQNGAIRSLVGGFAFEQSNYNRALQAKRQPGSSFKPFVYSAALDNGYTAASLVNDAPIVFVDEYLDKVWRPKNDTNTFLGPIRLREALYKSRNLVSIRLLQALGVDRTIDYISKFGFNKQDLPRNLSLALGTATLTPMEIATGWSTFANGGYKITPYIIDKIESRNGDTLFVANPPRVPSGEEASEGVAAPSTETFTVNPVAGEATTAPAVPQAPAIAERIVDGRTTYILNSMLQDVIKLGTGRRALALGRTDLAGKTGTTNESKDAWFSGYNADYVTTVWTGFDQPESLGRREFGGTVALPIWMTYMGAALKDKPPHTQPEPEGILSLRVDPVSGRAATPGTPGAYFELFKSEDTPPSANELGNGVAPGSPLPADEAAPIDLF; translated from the coding sequence ATACGTCTGCTGAAATTTTTCGGATGGTCCATCGTCGCCGTTTTCTGCGGACTGCTGCTGGGTCTGAGCGGTGCGTTTCTTTACCTTAGTCCGGGATTGCCGTCCGTGGAGGCGCTGAGAAGTATTCAGTTGCAGATTCCTTTGCGGGTGTACAGCAGCGACAACAAGTTGATCGCCGAATTTGGCGAAATGCGCCGCACGCCGATCCGTTTCGCCGACATTCCCCCCAATTTCATCAATGCGTTACTAAGTGCTGAGGACGACAACTTCGCCAATCACTATGGTGTCGATCCAGGCAGCCTGATGCGCGCAGCCAGCCAATTGATCAAGAGTGGTCATATCCAGTCGGGCGGCAGCACCATCACCATGCAGGTGGCCAAGAACTTCTTCTTGACCAGCGAGCGCAGCTTTTCGCGCAAGACCACCGAGATTCTCCTGGCCCTGCAAATCGAGCGGCAGCTGACCAAGGACGAAATCCTCGAGCTGTACGTGAACAAGATTTACCTGGGCAACCGCGCCTACGGCATCGAGGCGGCGGCGCAGGTGTATTACGGAAAATCGATTCGCGACGTCAGCCTGGCGCAGATGGCGATGATCGCCGGCCTGCCCAAGGCACCGTCGCGTTTCAACCCCCTGGCCAACCCGACACGAAGCAAAGAGCGCCGCGACTGGATCCTGGGGCGCATGTACAAGCTCGGGAAAATCAGCGAAGCCGACTACACCGCCGCGATCAACGAGCCGTTGAACGCCAGCTATCACGTGCCGACCCCTGAAGTGAATGCCCCGTACATCGCCGAAATGGCCCGGGCCGAGATGGTCGGGCGCTATGGCAGCGACGCCTACACCGAAGGTTTTCGCGTGACCACCACGATACCGAGCAATCTGCAGGAAATGGCCAATACGGCGCTGCATGAAGGCCTGATGACTTACGACCAGCGCCACGGCTACCGGGGTCCTGAATCGCGCCTGCCGGGCAAGACCAAGGAAGCCTGGGCCCTTGAACTGACCAAGCAACGCACCATCAGCAGCCTGGAACCGGCCATCGTCACGCAAGTGGACAAGGACGGCATCAAGGTGCTGACGCGCAATGGGGAATCGGAAGAGCACGTGGCCTGGGACACCATGAAATGGGCCCGCCAGTTCCTCAATACCAACAGCATGGGGGCCAATCCTCGCCAGCCCGCGGACGTTGCCCAGGTCGGCGATCTGATCCGGGTGCAGCGCCAGCCGGACAACTCCCTTAAATTCAGCCAGATCCCCGCCGCCCAAGGCGCGCTGGTGTCGCTGGATCCGCAGAACGGCGCCATCCGCTCCCTGGTGGGTGGCTTTGCCTTCGAGCAGAGCAACTACAACCGTGCGTTGCAGGCCAAGCGTCAACCAGGCTCGAGTTTCAAGCCGTTTGTCTACAGCGCCGCACTGGATAACGGCTACACCGCCGCCAGCCTGGTCAACGACGCGCCAATCGTGTTTGTCGACGAGTATCTGGACAAGGTATGGCGTCCGAAGAACGACACCAACACTTTCCTCGGGCCGATTCGCCTGCGCGAAGCCCTGTACAAATCACGTAACCTGGTATCGATCCGCCTGTTGCAGGCGCTGGGCGTGGACCGCACCATCGACTACATCAGCAAGTTCGGCTTCAACAAGCAGGACCTGCCACGCAACCTGTCCCTGGCCCTCGGCACCGCAACCCTGACCCCGATGGAAATCGCCACCGGCTGGAGCACGTTCGCCAACGGCGGCTACAAGATCACCCCATACATCATCGACAAAATCGAAAGCCGCAATGGCGACACCCTGTTTGTCGCCAACCCGCCACGGGTGCCCTCCGGCGAAGAGGCCAGCGAGGGTGTCGCGGCGCCGTCCACCGAGACGTTCACGGTCAACCCGGTGGCAGGCGAAGCCACCACCGCCCCCGCCGTCCCCCAAGCGCCAGCCATCGCCGAACGCATTGTTGACGGCCGCACCACCTACATCCTCAACAGCATGCTGCAGGACGTCATCAAGCTCGGCACCGGTCGCCGCGCCCTGGCGCTGGGTCGTACCGACCTGGCAGGCAAGACCGGTACCACAAACGAATCCAAGGACGCCTGGTTCTCCGGCTACAACGCCGATTACGTCACCACCGTCTGGACCGGTTTCGACCAGCCCGAGAGCCTGGGTCGCCGCGAGTTTGGCGGCACCGTGGCGCTGCCGATCTGGATGACCTACATGGGCGCCGCCCTCAAGGACAAACCGCCCCACACCCAACCGGAGCCGGAAGGCATCCTCAGCCTGCGGGTCGACCCGGTCAGCGGCCGTGCCGCTACGCCAGGCACTCCGGGGGCGTACTTCGAGCTGTTCAAGAGCGAAGACACGCCGCCGTCGGCCAACGAGCTGGGCAACGGTGTAGCACCAGGCAGCCCGCTGCCGGCGGATGAAGCGGCACCGATCGATTTGTTCTGA
- a CDS encoding malic enzyme-like NAD(P)-binding protein, with protein sequence MSDLKTAALEYHANPRPGKLSVELTKATATARDLSLAYSPGVAEPVREIARDPELAYKYTGKGNLVAVISDGTAILGLGNLGPLASKPVMEGKGVLFKRFAGIDVFDIEVDSESPQAFIDTVKRISITFGGINLEDIKAPECFEIERALIEQCDIPVFHDDQHGTAIVTAAGMINALEIAGKTLPEAKIVCLGAGAAAISCMKLLVSMGAKIENIFMVDRTGVIHSGRDDLNQYKAVFAHATDKRSLADALEGADVFVGLSGPNLLSPENLLRMAPNPIVFACSNPDPEISPELAHATRNDVIMATGRSDYPNQVNNVLGFPFIFRGALDVRAKRINEEMKVAAANALRELAKLPVPQEVCDAYGGIKLEFGREYIIPKPMDARLITLISDAVAKAAIETGVATLPYPKNYPLKSVDDVFNG encoded by the coding sequence ATGTCTGATCTGAAAACTGCCGCTCTCGAATATCACGCTAATCCTCGTCCAGGAAAGCTGAGTGTCGAGCTCACCAAGGCCACCGCTACTGCCCGCGACCTGTCGCTGGCCTACAGCCCCGGCGTAGCCGAACCAGTACGCGAAATCGCTCGCGACCCTGAACTGGCCTACAAATACACCGGCAAGGGCAACCTGGTTGCAGTCATTTCCGATGGCACCGCGATTCTTGGCCTGGGCAACCTCGGCCCATTGGCCTCCAAGCCTGTGATGGAAGGCAAGGGCGTGCTGTTCAAGCGCTTTGCTGGCATCGACGTGTTCGACATCGAAGTCGACTCCGAAAGCCCACAAGCCTTCATCGACACCGTCAAGCGTATCTCCATCACCTTCGGTGGTATCAACCTGGAAGACATCAAGGCACCAGAGTGCTTTGAGATCGAGCGCGCCCTGATCGAACAGTGCGACATTCCGGTTTTCCACGACGACCAGCACGGTACCGCAATCGTCACCGCGGCCGGCATGATCAACGCCCTGGAAATCGCTGGCAAGACCCTGCCGGAAGCCAAGATTGTCTGCCTGGGCGCCGGCGCTGCGGCCATCTCCTGCATGAAATTGCTGGTGAGCATGGGTGCCAAGATCGAAAACATCTTCATGGTCGACCGTACAGGCGTGATCCACTCCGGCCGTGACGACCTGAACCAGTATAAGGCCGTGTTTGCCCACGCGACCGACAAGCGCTCCCTGGCGGACGCGCTGGAAGGTGCCGACGTTTTTGTTGGCCTGTCGGGTCCTAACCTGCTGAGCCCGGAAAACCTGCTGCGCATGGCGCCGAATCCGATCGTGTTCGCCTGCTCGAACCCGGACCCGGAAATCTCCCCGGAGCTGGCTCACGCGACCCGCAATGATGTAATCATGGCCACCGGCCGTTCGGACTACCCGAACCAGGTCAACAACGTCCTGGGCTTCCCCTTCATCTTCCGTGGTGCCCTGGACGTTCGCGCCAAGCGCATCAACGAAGAGATGAAAGTCGCAGCCGCCAACGCCTTGCGCGAACTGGCCAAGCTGCCGGTGCCTCAGGAAGTGTGCGACGCCTACGGCGGCATCAAGCTGGAGTTCGGTCGTGAGTACATCATTCCGAAACCAATGGACGCCCGCCTGATCACCCTGATCTCCGACGCCGTGGCCAAGGCCGCGATCGAGACCGGCGTGGCGACCCTGCCGTATCCGAAGAACTACCCGCTCAAGAGCGTGGATGACGTGTTTAACGGTTAA
- a CDS encoding thermonuclease family protein, giving the protein MKKASLAGAFFVSAIWLCGAQASCPLQASVPEVQVQRVVDGDTLYLEDGRRIRMIGLNSPELGKRGRADEPYAVAARQRLEALVAASAGRVRVLPGKDDRDDYGRTLAHVYDRQGRNLEEQLIAEGLGFLVAVAPNVDLVECQQAAERQARQAGLGLWKQSPVVRAERVSAPGFVLTSGRVASVQRNRGGIWIQLEGSVVLHIAPGMQRNFDASKLKRLEGRKIEARGWVVDRARRGAAKPGQARWMLPLTDPAMLRALR; this is encoded by the coding sequence ATGAAAAAGGCGTCCCTTGCGGGCGCCTTTTTTGTGTCTGCAATTTGGCTCTGCGGTGCCCAGGCGTCTTGTCCCTTGCAGGCCAGTGTGCCTGAGGTGCAGGTGCAGCGCGTGGTGGACGGCGACACCTTGTACCTTGAGGATGGCCGTCGTATCCGTATGATTGGCCTCAACAGCCCGGAGCTGGGCAAGCGCGGACGTGCCGATGAGCCGTACGCCGTGGCGGCGCGCCAGCGACTCGAGGCCTTGGTGGCTGCCAGTGCTGGTCGTGTCAGGGTGTTGCCCGGCAAGGACGACCGGGACGACTACGGGCGCACGCTGGCCCACGTCTATGATCGTCAGGGCCGGAACCTGGAAGAACAGTTGATTGCCGAGGGATTGGGTTTCCTGGTTGCGGTTGCGCCGAACGTCGATCTGGTCGAGTGCCAGCAGGCGGCGGAGCGCCAGGCACGGCAAGCCGGGCTGGGCCTGTGGAAGCAGTCCCCGGTGGTGCGAGCGGAGCGGGTCAGCGCACCTGGTTTCGTACTCACCAGTGGGCGTGTAGCCAGTGTGCAGCGCAATCGCGGCGGTATCTGGATTCAATTGGAGGGATCGGTTGTCCTGCACATCGCCCCAGGCATGCAGCGAAACTTCGATGCCTCGAAGCTCAAGCGTCTGGAAGGTCGGAAAATCGAGGCGCGCGGTTGGGTCGTTGATCGCGCCCGACGTGGCGCGGCCAAGCCTGGGCAGGCGCGATGGATGCTGCCGTTGACTGATCCTGCGATGCTGCGGGCGTTACGCTGA
- the rpmE gene encoding 50S ribosomal protein L31 has protein sequence MKTDIHPDYPAIAVTCSCGNKFETRSTYGKALSIDVCNECHPFYTGKQKTLDTGGRVQRFADRFGAFGKVTPKA, from the coding sequence ATGAAAACCGATATCCATCCGGACTACCCAGCCATTGCTGTAACCTGCAGCTGCGGCAACAAGTTCGAAACGCGTTCGACCTACGGCAAAGCCCTGTCGATCGACGTTTGCAACGAATGCCACCCGTTCTACACCGGTAAGCAAAAAACTCTGGATACCGGCGGCCGCGTTCAGAGGTTTGCGGATCGTTTCGGTGCTTTCGGCAAAGTTACTCCAAAAGCCTGA